One window from the genome of Cyclobacterium amurskyense encodes:
- the recR gene encoding recombination mediator RecR, with the protein MNFPSKLIEDAVAEISRLPGIGKKTALRLTLHLLKQKEPVTTALTDALLNLRKNIQYCVICHNVSDDTVCSICEGLKRDKSVICIVEDLPDVLAIENTNQYSGLYHVLGGVISPIQGIGPDELKIASLIKRIETPSNDVQVKEIILALPATMEGDTTSFFITRKLKDKGLNISSIARGIPVGSELEYTDEITLGRSILTRIKYSSE; encoded by the coding sequence TTGAATTTCCCTTCCAAACTAATTGAAGATGCTGTAGCGGAAATAAGCCGGCTTCCTGGTATAGGTAAGAAAACAGCCCTCCGCTTAACTTTGCATTTGCTTAAGCAAAAAGAGCCCGTAACCACAGCACTTACGGATGCCTTGTTGAACCTTCGTAAAAACATCCAATACTGTGTGATTTGTCATAATGTTTCTGACGATACAGTTTGCAGTATTTGTGAAGGCCTTAAAAGGGACAAAAGCGTAATCTGTATTGTCGAGGACCTCCCCGATGTACTGGCAATAGAAAACACCAACCAATACTCAGGTTTGTACCATGTATTGGGAGGAGTGATTTCCCCGATCCAAGGAATAGGGCCAGATGAGTTAAAGATAGCGTCTTTAATTAAGCGAATTGAGACTCCCTCAAATGATGTTCAGGTTAAAGAAATCATCTTGGCACTGCCTGCAACCATGGAGGGAGATACTACCTCATTTTTTATAACAAGAAAGTTGAAAGACAAAGGCTTAAATATTAGCTCAATAGCTAGAGGTATTCCTGTTGGTAGTGAATTGGAGTACACTGATGAGATAACACTTGGAAGAAGCATCTTAACCAGAATAAAATATTCTTCGGAATAA
- a CDS encoding T9SS type A sorting domain-containing protein — MPFYQKSFFALSTFLFLTLSVTYAQYETHLLQGLVISSSDAPQSNAELAIDGLQNTSWVSNNPFPTNFYDNAYQNLILQPNRIELSNIYPEATNSYSPSITLPAEAFINFASPEDIYLIGLKTNGLQEKVTITFFDSLGIVKTEEYLPAQSYNHIRFEVNLEDIEKIKLSSIASFSIMEIGLLAEVPKEYITLDLGDTYTVSEVKSKHWAGNSNATATQLLAGNHPDSLTIIANLQPDEIAFISTSLDPAIEARYLQIAHRVVPENYKKVTVFEIEAYGSEIVKPDPVLPDPDPVTTWNPDAGLYSALSKTAIASSSSTANGTNNTAEAVLDDNIATAWLSTNPLPDAYVSNSRQNIFLNKNGIAGNGANMTNATDGNLGNSTPQIGLINGVANFSLDLAPVKVHRLGLRLANNHAEPVSIQVINLQGDTLSTTYETTTTGHVRFEIEMDEVTKVFLTSNAAFSIQEIAAYSEPLSEFITLDLMEVKPVSRIAAKQWNGNNTAISSKLWVGPTLDSLTLLAELDPNSLDIHNIELPEGNRTRFVRLEQQLVDENYKKATIQELTVYDKFGNYGPPPAPKPQNTSFGKLFGVNTVWAWGTKKVPNLQGADEGAQKFIRAANQARNYHNIHWDTADPDITPSYGGENPMVLRPWTQWTREYKDWIDKGFEVDATFTFDRFQESLWDNPYSSGYGLGHAFASTFGPSHENLIRTVEVGNEPWDYSDSTYRKILLGTAQGLKTADPMIKVLPAALQASNPVTNDGQKNYMGTKLHEAAAPYLDGINLHLYSYYRTNEGDRIAVHPEHPASEMRALFSGLRFRDANMPGKEVHVTEWGWDASSENETAINSEAVSAQSQAVYALRGLFWLSRMGVDKAHWYFYANVDTLEGIDPINYQRSGLTESGHYGFKEKRAFTALEAMQNRMGNLYFEDVIREDEQAYIYQLRNEEGELSHLIAWRPVTGEDSLTVNYQLPAEFPAQEAWYLSGLSPNGEEVSLSYTNGKLTLPLSSKPLLIHLGTSVQNGTNIPLEGNLKVYNDKTGFELKLSTNTPLKHADEIKLINEKGPLNHSSITWQKESPLLWKADLGSLDPGAYLTRVELGTKKVQTNTVSIDIPHRFVLSPNPTQGKSTLRVMQEFNEKTKISIIRLDGIPVQTIYLPAHTTTANLDFSELKNSTYLIRLENTSFKGQQKFIKQ, encoded by the coding sequence ATGCCATTTTATCAAAAAAGCTTTTTCGCGTTATCAACTTTTCTATTTTTAACCTTATCGGTTACATACGCACAATATGAGACGCATTTACTTCAAGGGCTAGTTATATCCAGCTCAGATGCACCGCAGTCCAACGCAGAACTGGCTATAGATGGATTACAAAATACTTCTTGGGTATCCAACAATCCTTTCCCAACAAATTTTTATGACAATGCTTACCAAAATTTAATTCTACAACCCAACCGTATTGAATTAAGCAATATTTATCCAGAGGCAACCAATTCCTACTCACCATCCATTACATTACCAGCTGAGGCCTTTATCAATTTCGCCTCCCCAGAAGACATTTATTTAATAGGATTAAAAACCAATGGTCTACAGGAAAAGGTCACCATTACCTTTTTTGATAGTTTAGGAATTGTTAAAACAGAAGAATATTTACCAGCTCAAAGTTACAACCACATCAGGTTTGAAGTTAACCTAGAGGATATTGAAAAAATTAAACTCAGTAGTATTGCCTCCTTTTCCATAATGGAAATTGGTTTATTAGCAGAAGTCCCTAAAGAATACATTACGCTGGATCTGGGCGATACTTACACTGTTAGTGAGGTAAAATCCAAACATTGGGCAGGAAACAGCAATGCAACAGCCACACAGCTTCTTGCTGGGAATCATCCAGACAGCCTTACAATAATTGCCAACTTACAGCCCGACGAGATTGCCTTTATTAGCACTTCACTTGACCCAGCTATTGAAGCCAGATACCTCCAGATTGCACATAGGGTAGTTCCTGAAAACTACAAAAAGGTCACTGTGTTTGAAATAGAGGCTTATGGTAGTGAGATTGTAAAACCAGACCCAGTACTTCCCGATCCAGACCCAGTAACGACATGGAATCCAGATGCGGGTTTATATTCGGCACTATCCAAGACAGCAATAGCATCATCAAGCTCTACTGCCAATGGAACCAATAACACAGCAGAGGCGGTATTAGATGACAATATTGCCACGGCATGGCTATCTACAAACCCGCTTCCTGATGCTTATGTTAGCAATTCCAGACAAAACATCTTCCTGAACAAAAATGGGATAGCTGGAAATGGGGCAAACATGACCAATGCTACAGATGGAAATCTGGGTAATAGTACTCCTCAAATAGGCCTAATCAATGGTGTAGCTAACTTCTCACTGGATTTAGCCCCTGTTAAGGTTCACAGACTAGGGCTTAGGCTGGCCAATAATCATGCTGAACCTGTAAGTATTCAGGTAATTAATCTGCAGGGTGACACCCTTAGTACAACTTATGAAACCACAACTACTGGACATGTGAGGTTTGAAATTGAGATGGATGAGGTTACAAAGGTCTTCTTGACATCAAATGCCGCATTCAGCATCCAAGAAATAGCTGCATATTCGGAACCATTGTCCGAATTTATAACCTTGGACTTGATGGAAGTCAAGCCTGTTTCGCGAATTGCCGCAAAACAATGGAACGGTAATAATACTGCCATTTCCTCCAAATTATGGGTAGGACCTACATTAGACAGTTTGACTTTACTGGCAGAGTTGGACCCTAACTCTTTAGACATTCACAATATTGAATTACCAGAAGGCAATAGAACCAGGTTTGTTCGACTAGAACAACAATTGGTAGATGAAAATTATAAAAAGGCCACCATCCAAGAATTAACAGTGTACGACAAGTTTGGTAACTACGGTCCCCCTCCTGCACCAAAACCGCAGAACACAAGTTTTGGTAAACTATTTGGAGTAAATACAGTATGGGCCTGGGGAACCAAAAAAGTACCGAACTTGCAAGGAGCAGACGAAGGGGCTCAAAAATTTATCCGAGCTGCCAATCAGGCCAGAAATTACCACAATATCCATTGGGATACTGCTGACCCTGACATCACCCCTTCCTATGGTGGCGAAAACCCTATGGTATTGCGACCATGGACGCAGTGGACCCGAGAATATAAAGATTGGATAGATAAAGGATTTGAAGTAGATGCAACTTTTACCTTTGACAGATTTCAGGAATCTTTATGGGACAATCCTTATTCTTCAGGTTATGGTCTTGGACATGCCTTTGCCAGCACTTTTGGCCCAAGTCATGAAAACCTAATCCGCACTGTAGAGGTAGGTAATGAACCCTGGGACTACAGTGACTCAACCTATCGTAAAATACTATTGGGAACCGCTCAAGGACTAAAAACTGCAGACCCTATGATAAAGGTATTGCCCGCAGCCTTACAAGCATCCAACCCCGTTACTAATGATGGACAAAAAAATTATATGGGAACCAAACTGCACGAGGCGGCGGCCCCATACCTTGACGGAATTAACTTACACCTTTACAGCTATTACAGAACCAATGAAGGTGACAGAATAGCTGTACATCCTGAACATCCGGCATCAGAAATGAGGGCCTTGTTTTCCGGATTACGATTTAGAGATGCCAATATGCCTGGCAAAGAAGTGCATGTTACTGAATGGGGATGGGATGCTTCAAGTGAAAATGAAACAGCCATCAATTCAGAAGCAGTAAGTGCTCAATCACAGGCTGTATATGCACTACGAGGACTGTTTTGGTTAAGTAGAATGGGAGTAGATAAGGCCCATTGGTATTTTTATGCCAATGTGGATACCCTTGAAGGCATAGACCCGATTAATTATCAACGGTCTGGACTAACCGAATCAGGACACTATGGATTCAAAGAAAAGCGAGCCTTTACAGCGCTTGAGGCCATGCAAAATAGGATGGGAAACCTATATTTTGAAGATGTAATCAGAGAGGATGAACAAGCATACATTTACCAACTTAGGAATGAAGAAGGTGAACTGTCCCATCTTATAGCTTGGAGACCAGTTACCGGTGAAGATTCTTTGACAGTAAATTACCAGCTTCCGGCAGAATTCCCTGCTCAAGAGGCCTGGTACCTTTCAGGACTATCTCCAAATGGAGAAGAGGTATCCCTTTCTTATACCAATGGAAAACTCACTTTACCGCTTTCCTCTAAACCCCTTCTGATCCATTTAGGTACATCTGTTCAAAATGGTACCAACATCCCTTTGGAAGGAAACCTAAAGGTATATAATGATAAAACCGGGTTTGAATTGAAGTTAAGCACAAATACCCCTTTAAAACATGCTGATGAAATTAAGCTCATTAATGAAAAAGGGCCTCTTAACCACTCCTCAATTACCTGGCAAAAAGAATCTCCTCTACTTTGGAAAGCTGATTTAGGTAGCCTAGATCCTGGAGCCTATCTAACTCGGGTTGAATTAGGGACTAAAAAGGTACAAACCAACACTGTGTCCATTGACATACCCCATAGGTTTGTATTGTCGCCAAATCCAACTCAAGGGAAAAGTACATTAAGGGTAATGCAAGAATTTAATGAAAAGACAAAAATCTCTATTATTCGCTTAGATGGTATTCCTGTACAAACCATTTACCTACCAGCCCACACTACTACAGCAAACCTGGATTTTAGCGAACTGAAAAACAGCACTTATTTGATTCGCCTTGAAAATACAAGTTTCAAAGGTCAGCAAAAATTTATTAAGCAATAA
- the rimO gene encoding 30S ribosomal protein S12 methylthiotransferase RimO, with protein sequence MKARTLKKDKVNIITMGCSKNLVDSEVLLSQLKGNGIDARHESNAEDNNIVIINTCGFIDNAKQESINTILEYATAKDQGLVDKVYVTGCLSQRYKDDLELEIPQVDAFFGTRELPALLKKFKADYKHELVGERLLSHASHYAYMKISEGCDRPCAFCAIPLMRGGHVSRPIEELVKEAKHKVAGGTKEILLIAQDSTYYGLDLYKKRRLADLLRALSDVEGLEWIRLHYAYPTGFPMDVLEVMAERDNICNYLDIPLQHGSTEVLKTMRRGTTREKQEDLINEIRSKIPDIAIRTTLITGHPGEGEAEFEEMVDFVERMRFERLGVFTYSHEEDTHAYGLEDSVPQEVKQERANRLMEIQEQISFELNQEKIGKEYKVLIDKKENGRFVGRTAYDSVEVDNEVLIDASKYYCRLGDFVNVKITEATEFDLYGEVI encoded by the coding sequence ATGAAAGCAAGAACCTTAAAAAAAGATAAAGTCAATATCATCACCATGGGTTGTTCCAAAAACCTTGTGGATTCTGAAGTGCTATTAAGCCAACTGAAAGGAAATGGTATTGATGCCCGGCATGAATCAAATGCTGAGGACAATAATATAGTAATTATCAATACTTGTGGATTTATAGACAATGCAAAGCAGGAATCTATCAACACCATACTGGAGTATGCGACAGCTAAAGATCAAGGCTTGGTGGATAAAGTCTATGTGACAGGATGCCTTTCTCAAAGGTATAAAGATGACCTAGAGTTGGAGATCCCTCAGGTTGATGCCTTTTTTGGAACCAGAGAGCTTCCGGCATTATTGAAAAAATTTAAGGCGGATTATAAACATGAGTTGGTTGGAGAGCGACTACTAAGTCACGCCTCACATTATGCTTATATGAAAATCTCCGAAGGTTGTGACAGGCCTTGTGCATTTTGTGCCATTCCGCTTATGAGAGGTGGACACGTTTCTCGCCCAATTGAAGAATTGGTTAAAGAAGCCAAGCATAAAGTGGCTGGTGGAACCAAAGAAATACTATTGATCGCCCAGGATTCTACTTACTACGGATTGGATCTTTACAAAAAACGAAGGCTTGCAGATCTTTTGCGAGCCCTATCGGATGTAGAAGGCTTGGAGTGGATAAGGTTGCATTATGCCTATCCAACAGGTTTCCCTATGGATGTGCTGGAAGTAATGGCTGAAAGGGATAATATTTGTAATTACCTGGACATACCTTTGCAACATGGGTCTACGGAGGTGTTGAAAACGATGAGAAGAGGAACTACCCGTGAGAAGCAAGAGGATTTGATCAATGAAATCCGTAGTAAAATCCCGGACATTGCGATCAGGACAACGCTTATTACCGGACATCCAGGTGAAGGTGAGGCCGAGTTTGAAGAAATGGTGGACTTTGTAGAACGCATGCGATTTGAGCGATTAGGAGTTTTCACCTATTCTCATGAAGAAGATACACATGCTTATGGATTGGAGGATAGTGTACCACAGGAAGTAAAACAGGAAAGGGCCAATCGCCTGATGGAGATACAAGAACAGATTTCTTTTGAGCTCAATCAGGAGAAAATAGGGAAGGAATACAAGGTGTTGATTGATAAAAAAGAAAATGGCCGTTTTGTAGGTCGGACAGCCTATGATTCTGTAGAGGTAGACAATGAGGTATTGATAGATGCCAGTAAGTATTATTGCAGATTGGGTGACTTTGTAAATGTAAAGATTACCGAAGCCACCGAATTTGACCTTTACGGAGAAGTTATTTAG
- the trhA gene encoding PAQR family membrane homeostasis protein TrhA — protein sequence MAGLVERKQTIKEEFANTLTHLIGILFSIVAIALLVVFSVLNGTPLHVVSCCIFGATMLLLYTSSTLYHAIQSKELKPLLRSIDHISIYFLISGTYTPLLLIGLGGTLGWVYFGIVWTITLLGLVFKIFFIGRFEKLSLILYLGMGWMALLLIKPLVANLSTEIIYLIAAGGLAYTIGTVFYAKKKLLYAHAIWHVFVLVGTVLHFIAVLFLIT from the coding sequence ATGGCTGGACTGGTAGAAAGAAAACAAACAATAAAAGAAGAGTTTGCCAATACCCTCACCCACCTGATTGGTATTCTTTTTAGTATTGTTGCCATAGCTCTTTTGGTGGTTTTTTCAGTTTTAAATGGCACTCCATTGCATGTGGTCAGTTGCTGTATCTTTGGTGCCACCATGTTGTTACTTTATACCTCTTCTACCCTTTATCACGCCATTCAATCCAAAGAATTAAAGCCCCTATTGCGTAGCATTGATCACATTAGCATTTATTTTTTGATTTCAGGCACCTATACCCCCTTACTGTTGATAGGTTTGGGAGGTACTTTAGGATGGGTCTATTTCGGAATCGTATGGACCATCACCTTATTAGGATTGGTTTTTAAAATATTCTTTATCGGCAGGTTTGAAAAATTATCGCTTATTCTGTACCTAGGGATGGGCTGGATGGCCCTGCTACTTATAAAACCTTTGGTGGCCAACCTGAGCACCGAAATTATTTACCTGATTGCAGCTGGGGGTTTGGCATACACTATAGGTACTGTTTTTTATGCCAAAAAAAAATTGCTTTACGCCCACGCCATTTGGCATGTTTTTGTCCTTGTTGGTACGGTATTGCATTTCATTGCCGTCCTTTTTCTGATAACCTGA
- a CDS encoding DUF302 domain-containing protein — MKYYINKTLEAQSFSGVKEKVTAALKEQGFGVLTEIDIQATMKKKLDKDYLPTLILGACNPGFADKVLTIDPNMSAMLPCNVTIRELENGKIEVSAIDPEAAMVPVGKEEIKPLAKEVKEKLAKAIEAIK, encoded by the coding sequence ATGAAATATTATATCAATAAAACACTCGAAGCACAATCCTTTTCAGGAGTAAAAGAAAAGGTAACTGCAGCCCTAAAAGAGCAAGGGTTTGGTGTGCTTACGGAAATAGATATTCAGGCCACCATGAAAAAGAAACTAGACAAGGATTATTTACCTACCCTGATATTAGGTGCTTGTAATCCTGGTTTTGCAGACAAGGTGTTGACCATAGACCCAAATATGTCAGCCATGTTGCCTTGTAATGTCACAATCAGGGAACTAGAAAATGGTAAAATAGAGGTCTCCGCCATCGATCCTGAGGCCGCCATGGTGCCGGTTGGGAAAGAGGAAATCAAACCCTTGGCCAAAGAAGTTAAAGAAAAATTGGCTAAAGCAATTGAAGCTATAAAATAA
- a CDS encoding FAD-binding oxidoreductase, with protein MESYQLRILDKSIVTHDTYAFKIEKPKGYPFVPGQATELSLLKEGWEDVRRPFSFTSLPKDDFLEFTIKTYDDHEGVTKRLGDAQVGDKVEIGDAWGAIAYKGEGVFLAGGAGITPFISILRDLRQKNEIGNNRLIFANKTNEDIILFEELKTILGHKFQNIIEKQKDSAFDRGRIDKEYLIKNINDFKRQHFYVCGPEGFIIAVNKALEELGAAPDALVFEK; from the coding sequence ATGGAAAGCTATCAATTAAGAATTTTAGATAAAAGTATAGTTACGCATGATACCTATGCTTTTAAAATTGAAAAGCCCAAAGGGTATCCTTTTGTACCTGGGCAAGCCACAGAATTGAGTTTATTAAAAGAAGGTTGGGAAGATGTAAGAAGGCCATTTTCTTTTACAAGCCTTCCCAAAGATGATTTTTTGGAGTTCACCATTAAAACCTACGATGACCATGAAGGGGTAACTAAAAGGTTGGGTGATGCTCAAGTAGGGGATAAAGTGGAAATAGGTGATGCATGGGGAGCCATTGCCTACAAAGGTGAGGGTGTGTTTTTGGCAGGAGGCGCAGGGATCACCCCTTTTATCTCCATTTTACGAGATTTGCGTCAAAAAAATGAGATTGGTAATAACCGCTTGATATTTGCCAATAAAACCAATGAGGACATTATACTTTTTGAAGAGTTGAAGACCATCTTGGGTCATAAATTTCAAAATATTATCGAGAAACAAAAAGATTCCGCTTTCGATCGCGGAAGAATTGATAAGGAATACTTAATAAAAAATATCAATGATTTTAAGCGCCAGCATTTTTACGTATGTGGGCCTGAAGGATTTATAATAGCAGTTAATAAGGCATTGGAAGAACTGGGGGCAGCTCCGGATGCCTTGGTTTTTGAAAAGTAA
- a CDS encoding alpha/beta hydrolase, whose amino-acid sequence MRLLIYSFFLVLCGSCSLRGITVSENITYMEDGYLGELPEKRLNVFRPKKIKEALPVLVFIHGGSWRSGSKEKYSLVGRRWARRNIVTVIIDYPLSPEYKIHSMGKATAKALNWVDENIADYGGDPERIVVSGHSAGGHLASLVAIRDEYFDSLGVKNPIAGAVLIDAAGFDMYHYLKEKNNAPGTSHLKTFTDSPEVWKDTSPIYFLHDNMPPMLFMMGGKTYDSILEGTDRFMEEYKKYEPEPNFKVQKNKRHIPMMLQMIYTPSRGFRWVTTFVKGLGE is encoded by the coding sequence ATGCGTTTATTGATTTATTCTTTTTTCTTGGTTTTATGTGGGTCCTGTTCTTTGAGAGGGATTACAGTTTCTGAGAACATTACTTACATGGAAGATGGTTATCTGGGAGAATTACCAGAAAAAAGGTTGAATGTTTTCCGGCCAAAAAAAATTAAAGAAGCCCTTCCTGTTTTGGTATTTATCCATGGAGGTAGCTGGAGGTCTGGATCCAAAGAAAAATACAGCCTAGTTGGCAGAAGGTGGGCCAGGAGAAATATTGTTACGGTCATAATTGATTATCCCTTAAGCCCGGAATATAAAATCCATAGTATGGGAAAAGCTACTGCGAAAGCCTTGAATTGGGTGGATGAGAACATTGCTGATTATGGGGGAGATCCTGAAAGAATAGTAGTTTCCGGGCATTCTGCTGGTGGTCATTTAGCTAGTCTTGTTGCCATTCGAGATGAGTATTTTGATAGTTTGGGTGTTAAAAATCCAATTGCAGGTGCCGTGCTTATTGATGCCGCTGGCTTTGATATGTATCACTACCTTAAAGAAAAAAACAATGCACCAGGTACTTCCCATTTGAAGACTTTTACTGACTCCCCAGAAGTTTGGAAAGATACCTCTCCAATTTATTTTCTACATGACAATATGCCTCCAATGCTATTTATGATGGGAGGTAAAACTTACGATAGTATCCTTGAAGGTACTGATCGGTTTATGGAAGAATACAAGAAATATGAACCAGAGCCGAATTTTAAGGTTCAAAAGAACAAAAGGCATATTCCTATGATGCTTCAAATGATTTATACGCCAAGTAGAGGTTTTAGATGGGTGACTACTTTTGTTAAAGGCCTGGGCGAATAA
- a CDS encoding DegT/DnrJ/EryC1/StrS family aminotransferase codes for MKENYPIKFLDLKAINQAFEPELTKTLIEISQSGQYVNGEISAKFEKNFATYTGTEHCISLGNGTNALELILRAYLFMGILEKGDEILVPANTFFATFLAISNQGFVPVPVEPDPTTFNICAKRIEQKITGKSRALLLVHLFGRNAFNEEIEQLVDKHQLKLIEDNAQGVGCVFNGKKTGSLGHVAAHSFYPTKNLAALGDAGAVTTDDPELASTIRALGNYGGKEKYVFEYLGTHSKMDEIQAGILNVKLPCLDKNNRYRIEIANAYLKEIDSIHLTLPKAVEQNQALSHTWHLFTILVPEREKLIKHLFEMGIETAIHYPIPPHLQPVYGQMDFGKLPITEKIHREILSIPLNPVLNKKEVKTIIESINNWDGK; via the coding sequence ATGAAGGAAAATTACCCAATAAAGTTTTTGGACTTAAAAGCCATTAATCAGGCATTTGAGCCTGAACTCACAAAGACGCTTATAGAAATAAGTCAAAGCGGTCAATATGTCAATGGGGAAATCTCCGCGAAATTTGAAAAAAACTTTGCAACCTATACAGGAACTGAGCATTGCATCAGCCTGGGGAATGGCACCAATGCGCTTGAATTAATACTTAGGGCTTATCTGTTTATGGGTATTTTAGAAAAAGGAGATGAAATTCTTGTTCCAGCTAACACTTTTTTCGCTACTTTTCTGGCCATTTCCAATCAGGGATTTGTACCGGTACCCGTTGAACCGGATCCTACCACATTTAATATTTGCGCCAAAAGAATTGAACAGAAAATCACTGGTAAATCCCGAGCCCTATTATTGGTTCACCTGTTTGGTAGAAATGCATTCAATGAAGAGATAGAACAGCTTGTAGATAAGCATCAACTTAAGCTAATTGAGGACAATGCTCAAGGAGTGGGATGTGTTTTTAATGGAAAAAAAACTGGTTCACTAGGGCATGTTGCAGCGCATAGTTTTTACCCCACAAAGAACTTAGCTGCCTTGGGAGATGCCGGAGCGGTCACCACTGATGACCCTGAGCTAGCTTCTACCATCAGGGCTTTGGGCAATTACGGAGGCAAGGAAAAATATGTGTTTGAGTATTTAGGCACCCATTCAAAGATGGATGAAATCCAAGCGGGGATACTGAATGTAAAGCTTCCTTGTTTAGATAAAAACAACCGCTACAGAATTGAAATAGCGAATGCTTACCTCAAGGAAATTGATTCCATTCATTTGACCTTACCAAAGGCGGTTGAGCAAAACCAAGCCCTTTCGCATACCTGGCATCTATTCACCATTCTCGTTCCTGAAAGAGAGAAATTGATTAAACACCTCTTCGAAATGGGCATTGAAACAGCCATTCATTACCCTATTCCACCTCATCTTCAACCGGTTTATGGACAAATGGATTTTGGAAAATTACCTATTACTGAAAAAATCCATAGAGAAATATTAAGTATTCCGCTTAACCCAGTATTGAACAAAAAGGAAGTCAAAACCATTATCGAATCCATTAACAATTGGGATGGAAAGTGA